CACTGGCCACCTGGACGAATACTATGCTAAACTAAAAAACGACAACGGCTGGCTCGGCGGCAAAGGCGACGGCTGGGAAGAAACTCCCTACTGGCTTGACGGCGCCCTCCCTCTCGCTTACCTCCTCGATGATAAAGCATTAAAAGAAAAAGTGCTCCGCTACGTCAACTGGACCCTCGACCACCAGCGCCCCAGTGGCTACTTCGGCCCCCTCACAGGTGTTGAAAGAGAAAAACACACCAGCGTAGAAGTTGCCAACGCAACCGACGGCGATGACTGGTGGCCCAAAATGGTCATGCTTAAAGTATTGCAACAATACTACTCCGCCACCGGCGATCAGCGTTTCATCACCTTCATGACTAAATACTTTCGGTACCAGCAGAAAGCCCTCGACATTGCCCCCATCGGCAAATGGACCGACTGGGCAGCTTCCAGAGGTGCGGATAATGTAATGATGGCCCAATGGCTCTACAGCATTACCAAAGATCCCTCCCTCTTACTACTGGCAGACAAGATCGAACAGCAATCTTTTCCCTGGACCCGCTGGATGGGTGGCCATGAATGGGTGATCAGCACCACCACTTATGCCCACATGGGCAACTGGATGAACCGTCACGGTGTGAACGTAGCCATGGCCCTGAAATCGCCCGCTATCAGCTATCAGCGTACCGGTGATCCGCAGGATTTACAGGCACTACGCACCGGCTGGCATGACCTCATGACCGTTCATGGTCTGCCCATGGGCATCTTCAGCGGCGATGAAGATCTGAATGGTAATGAACCTACCCAGGGTATTGAGCTCTGTGCTATCGTAGAAGCCATGTACTCAATGGAAAACATCATCTCCATCACCGGCGACGTCCACTACATGGATGCATTGGAAAAAATGGCCTTCAACGCCCTGCCTACGCAGACAACGGATGACTATAACAACAAACAATATTTTCAGGTAGCCAATCAGGTACAGATCAGCAAAGGCGTATTCGATTTCTCCCTGCCTTTCAGCAGAGAAATGTGTAACGTACTCGGTCCCAGAAGCGGCTATACCTGTTGCCTGGCAAATATGCATCAGGGCTGGACAAAGTTCACTGCTCAACTCTGGTACAGCACACCAGACAAAGGCATTGCCGCCCTGTCTTATGCACCAAATGACCTGACCACCAAAGTTGGCACAGCGCAAACAGAAGTGACCATTCACGAAGCCACTACCTATCCTTTCAATGATGAAATCAGCTTCACGCTCTCATTGAAAAAAGCAGCCAGCTTCCCATTACAGTTACGCATACCTGCATGGTGTAAAGAAGCTAACATTCTCCTGAATGGACAGCCACTCCGCAAGGACACCGGCAACCAGGTAATCACCATCAACCGTAGCTGGAAAAACAACGACAAACTGGTATTGCAATTACCAATGGATATTACAACTACAGTATGGGGCCGTCATTCCCGCGCCATAGAAAGAGGTCCGCTGGTATACGCCCTGAAACTGAATGAAAGATGGGAGAAAGCGACGGACGAAGTAGAAGGCGAATACTTCAGTGTATATGCTACGGACAAATGGAACTATGCGCTGATCAGGGACAATGTGGATAAACCTGCTGCTCATTTTAAAGCAGCTGTGGTAAAACAGGTAGACGACCAGTTCGTA
This Chitinophaga sancti DNA region includes the following protein-coding sequences:
- a CDS encoding beta-L-arabinofuranosidase domain-containing protein, whose translation is MKINFLAGCTLAVLSILPARAHISPHAASYQPPVYSTLPLGSIKPAGWLRHQLLIMRDGSTGHLDEYYAKLKNDNGWLGGKGDGWEETPYWLDGALPLAYLLDDKALKEKVLRYVNWTLDHQRPSGYFGPLTGVEREKHTSVEVANATDGDDWWPKMVMLKVLQQYYSATGDQRFITFMTKYFRYQQKALDIAPIGKWTDWAASRGADNVMMAQWLYSITKDPSLLLLADKIEQQSFPWTRWMGGHEWVISTTTYAHMGNWMNRHGVNVAMALKSPAISYQRTGDPQDLQALRTGWHDLMTVHGLPMGIFSGDEDLNGNEPTQGIELCAIVEAMYSMENIISITGDVHYMDALEKMAFNALPTQTTDDYNNKQYFQVANQVQISKGVFDFSLPFSREMCNVLGPRSGYTCCLANMHQGWTKFTAQLWYSTPDKGIAALSYAPNDLTTKVGTAQTEVTIHEATTYPFNDEISFTLSLKKAASFPLQLRIPAWCKEANILLNGQPLRKDTGNQVITINRSWKNNDKLVLQLPMDITTTVWGRHSRAIERGPLVYALKLNERWEKATDEVEGEYFSVYATDKWNYALIRDNVDKPAAHFKAAVVKQVDDQFVWNLAHAPVTITVPAKSIPSWKELNGVAFQPPTDREGIYKGKVDNTVQDITLVPYGCTKVRIVAFPVVP